A segment of the Phoenix dactylifera cultivar Barhee BC4 chromosome 15, palm_55x_up_171113_PBpolish2nd_filt_p, whole genome shotgun sequence genome:
TAGTTATTTCATATAGGAATTGTTCTATCTCCAACCTAAGCTTCTTACAAGCATTGCTATTCATAAATTCACTAAGATGATCCAGATAATGGTTTCCTCATACATACTTGGATATAAAGACATTAACAGACTCCTTTGGACATGATAAGGATAATAGCAATCATTATTCCAGAGCAAAAAAGATTATAGAAATCTCCATCTTCAACAAGAAGGTATGAGCTAAAGATGATACAGGACATTGCGACATTGTGCACCACTCTGAACAAAGTGAGGTAGACAAAGAAATGGTGTGGCAGATTAGGATAAATTAAGATACCAACCGGTTTGAGCTAGGGCATTAGTTCATTCCATGTACCAGAGAAGTTTTAGACAAATAATATTTGCAGAAGCAATGATGGTTGCTCTTTTAGAAGATAAGCAACCAAGTAACAAAATAACTTAAGACAGCAATGTTGTTTCACAATTCACAAACAAACTGCAAAATTGAACATCCTATAGTACCTGGATGACTTTACTAGCCATACATCAATATACCATACCACGACAATAATGTTAGATTCTAAACTGGTAATGAATCAATTATTGCCTATATCCTCAGATTGAAGCTCCCCTCTCCCTGGGATATTACAGAAATTTAATCAGCATGCTACATGGTTTTCTACTGAGGTACGTAAACATTTTCTCTTTTGGTTCATCCATGGTTCTCAGAAAGACAATGCTCTACAGTAGATctacctatattcttagttctatTTGGTCTACAATATCTTGGGCTGCTAACGTGTTGCATAACCGACAAACAATATCAGTTTATTATACTAGGCCACTGAGATGCATTACAGATCTTTCACTGGTAACCATAAATGTTGCCATATCCAAGCAGAGGTCCTTAATTATAAGAGTTCCCGTTGCTAACCCACCAAACAATCAAGTTTTGTTATGTTCTGTAACTGAGAATAACGAATTCATGTtcataatcaaggctaccaggCCTGAATACAATGCAAGAGTTTCAAAAACCAAGCAAAAAAAGCTTGCCAGAGACAGTGCAAAGTGTAAATAAACTAGTCCAAAGATGTTATTGTGGAATAGAAGATAGAAACAAAGTAGCTATCGCCTTGAGTAAATCGCTCACTACTACCCTTCAGCTTGACCACAAGTGACAAGCAAATTCTACAATTTCACAATTGTAAACAACATAATTGCAGGTTATCATTACCACCACAAAAAAGCATGAAAAAGTTTTACGACGATGCATGACCCAGAAAAAGTTCAAACATCAGTACTCAGATTTGTTTCCAAGCTAAGGCTCCCCTGAATCTAATGGCAGACATGTGGACTTCTTTTGTTTACCTCTCTTTACATAGCCCTTCACCACCAGGCAAAGACTTCTCAAAAAATTCCAATTCTcttattcctccaatttctccaGAATGAACTGCCTTTTTACACGCATTATTTCCTCCAGACACCAATGATCTATctgtttaagaaatttttttactGTCAAAGAATGACCCTGCTTTTCACACTTCATCCTTGCTTACACCAATCCAttcatgaattttctttttctgataGTCTACATCTTCAAATGCTAATCCCTCCTTGCACTGAATAAAAAAACCATACTGTTCCCATCAAAATCGATCTATAAGTCAACATCCTTGCAAAAGTGTAGATCTGCCAAGTTCCAGATTAAAAAAGTACCCTTTTCACCTGTTTCCAATCACCCATCACTATTACAAGTACTTAATATGAAGCGAGCGAGCTTTCCTATCTAAAACATTCAATATATTTAGCAGGTCACCTCTACAAGAATTTAATATGATAAACAATTGCAATGCAAGTAATATCATTGTCTCAACACAAGAATCATATAGAATTTCTCCACAAATAGTCCCAACCCCTTTTTTATAGAATGTATTGAACTATCCCTAGAGCTGCTCTGGAGTTTGGCTAGAATACATTCAAGAAAGTTGGATGAGTGGCTTCTTTATGAGGTGATAAAAAATGTAGAGATTCATTTTTATATCTGCTTTCTAGGACAATTTTTCATATTAAATGAATTCTTTTCAAGCCTCTATGACTGTCAATAGGATTTACAAAGTCTTTGTTCTTGAGCTTCATAATTGAAGTACCCCTACCCAACCATCACATCAGAAAGTATAATTGTCTAAAAGGCTTGCTGGGGCAAAATAATCTAATCAAACAAAATATTCATTCTATAAAGGAGAGAGAGTTACCTAAATACATGAGCCCAATGAGAAGTCAAGGCCTACAAAAGATTTTAAAATGATAACCTCAAAAAAACTGACTCAACCATGCACTCGTACTTCTATCGAATTGTATGTTTAAGTATACAGATGTATACAGAAGGAAGAGACAAAGAGGACCCCTAATTGAAAAGTAACGATATGTGTGACATTGTGGTTATACAATTTGAAGTGCCAGTGAATGTTTCAAAGTGGCATAGGGTCactaaatgcttaaaaataccaaTATGCTTTAGAAAAATTATCTGAAGCTTCAAATAACAATGACGAGAAATCCTTAAATACGAACCAagaaaatatgacaatataaaaagATTCCCTTCTGGAATGGTTGTTTTATTATATAAAACCTTGTGAGGTCTCAATATTGCAGCTGATATCTAGGTCTTCAGAAAACAATGAGGGAATCCATGAACATACTCGCCCATCAGATTTACACCATCTAAGTGATCCCCTTTCATAatgtttattttgttattttaaacTTCGCAACATCTAAACCAACTATTTTCACTTAAGTTGACAACTGCATTCCGTCCATGGTAATGTATTGGGCCCCCTGTGCCtccctagcttcaaattttTCAACAAAACCTCCACAAAAACATAATCATTCCACTTGTAGATGGAAAAGGACCTTTCAAATCTTTTAGACAAAGAAACTTCATATTTTCAAACACATTTTATGTCATTTCCCTAAGGCTTCAAAGATTCCAAAATTACTCTCTTCAACTTCTTCGCAAAGATCTCATCATGATAATGGCCCACGGTTGCCAGAATCAGGAGCAAGTGAGGGGAAGCGGTATTTTAGAAACACTTTTTTTGTAAGTGCTTAACAAACAAGCGTGAGTTCGAGATTCTGCGGAGATTCCAAAGTGGGTGGTGTACTATTCTAAGCAAAAGAGTCCATGAACTAAGTAGTGGCCCACCACCAAGACGTCATCAAGATCTTAAAAAAGTTTGTCAACACCAAACATGCAAACTTGCCATGTATACCATGTCTTATTCCCTATAATGAAAAAGGACAGTATAAAGATAGAAGAAATGGCCTTGAATTTCCTATGAGACACACCCAACAGTATGGTAAAAATGCTCAAAGTTTACACACCTCCCAACAATTACTAAGACACCATATTACTCTCAATATAATGAAATCTACTAAGAAGCTATTATTGCTAGCTAAGCATTTGATAATTCATGCATAAAACTCAACATCTAATTTGTGGATTGTGCTGTAAGACAACTCTAGTGGCACATATCATATGACAACTAAAGGATCGCTTCACATTAATAAGCATGAAGAGCCAAATTTCATGCTTCTGAACAAAGACCTTGACTTGCATTTTGATGCTTGTCATTTGGTGTAGGAACAGTAAATCATCACCCACCCAAAAATGATAGTATATTAATATACAAAATAGACTGGTATAACTGTTCTAGGTGCAAGGGACAATCAACATTTACACGTGAACATGAAATGCATTATAGAACTATGGAAACTTATAATAACTCAAAGCCACTTTGTTTAGCAGAAGTTTgtgtttggattttttttttttaaagcatatAGGAACCATATCCTTATCTAGATAGCCATAATGAGTGCATGTGAAAAAGCATTGATATTATGAAAATGTAAGCAgcaatatataaaaattttcttgtagaaACAGAATTTTAGATGCAATTATTATCACTTGCAAGGCCAGATTTGGCTGCATAAAAATATGTAGCAAGTAACACGTCCATGCCTGTAAAAGtaccaaattaaataaaaaatccaACTAGAAAACAACATCCATGAAGAAGCGTTATATCAAACACCCAAAAAATGCCACAAGAGGGCAACCATTTAAAAACATATCTCTGTCTCAACTGTTTGATGCATGATAACTAAGCTTAGAAAAGTTATTTTTGTCTTCGAAACAACAGAGAAGCTCTAAGAATCTACCCCGCATAGAGCCAGTAGACCTTGGTCACAAAGGTAAAGCACGCCCTATATCATGAAGCAAAAAAATAAAGTCAGGTCATATTAGAATTGATACATGAGACCCTATTTACCCACGGATATAATGTTAAAAATCTACGTAACTTTAATATTATTCAGAAAAAATAACAATTTCAGACAGAATTAAAGGCATTGAATTGTTTTTTTGAATATGCTCATAAAATATCACATCTCAAAACTCTAGAAGAAAGCTTGGCCTCATTCATTTTCAATTACGGTTCAAATCCTCACATGCAATGTTCCCTTACCTTCTCCGTTGCACTTCTTCATAGCCATGGTCAGATGCGCTTGTTTAAACCTATCATCAGAATTATCAAAAGACAAAAGTTCCAACctttacaaaaaaaatcaaccaAAACTACTCATTTAACGACATCAATCTCCGTACGAAATACACTAGCTTCTTAATTTCATTCTGTACAGGAGTCATAAAATACTAAAACTCAAGAAGCAAACAGTTAAAGCCTCAAGTAGCAAAGATTTCTTCCATGCCGAATAAAAAGCTAATGAAATCTGGAtttaaaggaaagaagaaaacttAGATTTTTCGGGATTAGGAAGAACCAAATAATTCATAATTATTACCCTGAGAAAGCCAGCTCCAGCAGGAGGAATCGACGGCTATGAACGACCTGAGCCGGGCGGAGGCGATGGCGCTGTGGAGAGGCATCAGAGACTCCACACATCCCAGCGCCGGCGCCACCGACCTAGAGAACCAAAAGCCGGAAAGCTAAAAAACCAATGATCGAGAAGGGAAACGGGGAGAAAAGCAGCGAAAGCTAGGGTTTTTAGAGGCATCGATTCACCTCCGAAGGAAAGAGGTAGCTCTCCTGGAAGGCGTGGGCTTGGGAAGCAGGGTTTTGGAGCGGACGGCGGCTGACCTCGCGGCGAAGACGACGGCCGACCTACAGAGCGACGCCATTTCCCACCCTCGCTATCCCTATCGAGCGGACCAAGAGGGGCATAGGAAAACCCCCTTAAAACCCTTAAACACGGCGAGTTAGACAACGAGTCGAACGAGTTACTGAGTCTACTTTCACGCTTTTGACGAAGGTCGGCCTTTTGGGCTCGGGCGAAGTGGTTCGAGTgtagccaccaaggtggtagcctagtggtactgggcagaAATTCTAACCTTAAGGTCCtaagttcgaatcgctgcggcgacgattaaattgtggaccggagctcactactttggccactgcttggacttgaggtataggaccgctcttgaaccgctagtagccggggtggtgccggatgtgacgtactcacacttgagactcgagccagagcctagaggggtagctgagccgggcccatgggtggggagggtatgagtaaaaccggtcggggtatccaacacacggccatttctgcccgcatcgaacattctcctggtggGGCGGgggccagtgggggctgctacgcggggttgggcttgtcccttcctccctcctactcctttttcaaagcaaaaaaaaaaaaaaaaaaagtggttcGAGTGTTTGGGTGTTCGAAATATACCCCTCGAACCGAGTTCAGTGACTTCGGCCTATTTTGGGATGGTCGCCCGAAGCGAGGGCTGCGAGAGTACTTCCCTCGCCTCTTTCTTATTGATGCTGTGCTCCCCTTTCCTTCCTCCATTGAAAGCCTTATCTCCTCCGACGACCCTCCAGCGGCAGCCCCAGCCTCCCCTACCCCTCTGGCGGCGACCACGGCCTCCCCTGCCCCTCTGGCAATAGCCACCGGCTCCCCCCCCCCATCCAGCGACGACCCCGGCCTCCCTCGACCCTCCAGCGACAGCCCTGGCCTTATCCCGCCCCTCCAATGCAGCCTCACCCTTCCCTCGCCCGTCCAGCGGCGTCCCCAGCCTCCCTCGCCCCTTTGGCAGTTGCCACACCCTCCCATGCTCCTCCAGAGATGGCCGCGCCTCCCTTTCCTCTGATTACAAACCTGCCCTTTCCAACTCCTCCAGTGATGGCTTCTCCCTCCATTTATTCCACCCCTTTTGCAAACCAACACCCAAAATCTCACTTTGGCCGCTTCCTAGCTCAGCCATTTCGATGTAATCAAGGACGCCCTGCTTTTCATGGACGACTGCGGGTGTCACCTGACCCATGTATCTGAACTAGGGGTACAAATGGGTTGAGATCGGAACCTCTAATATTAGTATCCAGATCCAACTCAATAAAAGATCGATCGGATCGGATCCATGGCTAAAACTTTTGACCTGTGGATcattcgggttgggtcgggcctACATGGTTACTGTTGAATAGGCCTATGATACTCAAATACCATAGCCAAGCAATACGGGCCACAACATCAAAATTGGATCTAGTAAATTTCGAATCTTCCGAGACCAACGATGTCCCGAAGTCGGATCAGGTCATAAGGTTGAAAATCTAAAATTGTTCCAAAAATCAAATAGGTCGAATCAGGTTAGAATTTCATAAATTCTGACCCAACTCGAAAAATAGAATTggtccaattttagaacccaACCCGGCCTATGGGTCCTTTAAATCAGGTCAGATCGGGACTAAATAGGTTGGGCCAGATCGGGTCATGGGTCAACCCGACCTATTTACAGCCTTAATCTGAACCTGATTCAGACCCTACCTAAGCCTAACTTGAACTTGAATTGGGGAGAGACCCGGGTTTATTAAAACTTTACCCTATCTAATCATATACAAATTAAGATATAAGTTTGAATTCCATGGATCTTACTTGGCCAAATCAAACTAAGTGTATATTCGATAGCCTATACAATATATAATACAAATTTTGTACTTTCATCATTCACATttcaataaaatttattatttttatttttattttacattatTCATGAATATTTTTTAGGGCATGGAAGGAATTAAGCTTTCTAAATCATGCTCATTTGAAACTAGGATTTGGCCCCGATTCATAGACAATCCAAATTAGATTTAGACTCAATGTCTACCTGACCAGATCCAATTCTTAAATTGGAACGATATGGATCCAAATGTAGTCCAAACCTTCACCCTCCCCAACAAAAACAAGTCAGTCTAATGTAGGCAATACTCACATCCAACTCGACCTTGTGTTTATAATGCATCTTAACCTGTAGTGGAAGCCTAAAGTTTAGCTAGATAGAGAACACATGGCAATATCAGGGATTTGAGTAATAATGAGTGGTTCCAGCCTCGATAATGGAAAGAGGCTGAGCATTGAAGACTAATTTAACAAGACGAGCACGAACGATTAAGTGTTTAGATTTTTTACATCATGTTTCTATCAAAGTTGTAAAGAGCGGAAAAATTGATGCCACATGCTTAGAGAAGGAAGATAATTAAAATATAGACCAAGAAATGTACAGGCCGATCAATTTACCATATGGCATCATATAAGATACTCGAGGTGTAGACCGAGTCCCAAAGAGGTTATAAGTATAGATCGATTGTGAATATAGCCTACCTGAGAAGATAAATATTGATTAAAGATCTATCATTTTCTATGCTAAGATATCAACTTGATATAGGTTGAAGTAGAGTCAATTACTAAAAGACTAGAACGTGAAAAGTGGGAATAAACGGTTAGAATTGATTATAGCAACTGTCAGAAGAAAGTCGAAGAGCTGATAATAACTAGAAATGACAGATGTCAAtactaaaaattaataattatctgATGGTTAAGATGGAGATGTATAAATGTTAAAGTGTAATTCGAAAATAACCTTCGTCCAATCAATGATCagcagttttattttattttctagatatctttctttgcttttatttttcttttagtttacaGTTTTTAGCATAGCACTGTAATTACCGCTCTCCGTAGCAAAAATTCTTGAAGGTTAAGACGGTGAAACTCACTACTATCTATCCTTTTTAGTTCAAACACCAGTGGCATGCCCTCATATCGATCCAAACTTGTTCTCCTTTCCATTGCATCttgagaggaaaagagaagcaACACCAGGTAGCACCCCTAGACTAGTCATGTAGTTGGACTAATTTTGTTGAGTCTAATTGGGTCCTTTCAAGTCTAAGTAAGCTAGGCCCAATTTTAGATCTTCGCTTGggactaggggtggcaaaaatTAACCCATCTCAAAAACCTAACTTGACATCTTTTGACAAGGTTCCGATTAGGATTTAGTCAGTTCAATTGCTCAACATATATGGTCGAGTTTATTTTGATTAGGAATTTTAATGGGTTAGGATGGGTCAATGTTGTAATCCAATTTAGATCGCGAAAGTATAGTTTATTAGAGATAATATAGTTACATTAGTTAGATCATAATCTTGGATAAGGATCTTTTGGGTGGTtggtctcttcttcttctttttttcttgagaaCTAGGTCAGAAAAAAGCCCAATCAAAGTTAAGATGAGGAGGGATCAAAGTTAAGTCATGTATGGGATGCATATATAGATATCTAATTTAACCTAATTTGGGCCCAACCTAACCTAAACTGTTGACACCCTACTTGAGACCGTTGTTTGATCTATGGCTACTTAGGCAGAGGCCATTTGTAGAGATTGAAAgagcaaaaaaacaaaaaaagaaagagttaTGCTTTTGAAatcaattaatttatttttgaaaaatcaaTAATACATTGGATACAATCTAAATATCAATATGATCTCAAGACTAGTTAGATTCTCATGAGGATTCTCATCATCCTAAAATCTAGAGAAAATACTAGAGATACACTCGAAGAGACTACTTGGAGTCCTATAAGCAAAGCCGCATGTAACTTAAATTGCAATTATGTGCCAATCTGTTTATTTGGATGCCTGCAACTCTAATTGCACAGTAATTTTAGTTGCTTGTTGGGCTGCAACTCAAGACTTATCTTATAATAGGTCAACTAGCTATTAAAATAGCTACAAGATGAGTTGTAACCATTCAAATAAttatcttaataaaaaaaattactctATTCTATCCCAATCAAAACCTTAGCACCCCAACCAATGTCATTGCCTCGCCTCTCTTCGATGTCCCATCTTAATCTCGACTCCTACCAAATCTCCCTAGTTGTGGCCCGCTAGACCCCTCCTTGGCCTTTCCTCTTTCACCTCCTTCCCTTCACCTCTCCTCCTTGCCCCACTCTCAAGTCCCTCCTCTTTGCTACTCTCAATGTTGCTATTGTCTCTTACCACCTACTAGAAGCCCACAACGATCTCCTTCACCTCGACCTTCATTGTAATAGCTTCCTCATCACCCACCTCCTCCACAATCTCATCGACTACCATATCCCACCCACGACACCAGTCTTCTCCT
Coding sequences within it:
- the LOC103704244 gene encoding protein NONRESPONDING TO OXYLIPINS 2, mitochondrial-like isoform X2, which translates into the protein MASLCRSAVVFAARSAAVRSKTLLPKPTPSRRATSFLRRSVAPALGCVESLMPLHSAIASARLRSFIAVDSSCWSWLSQGRALPL
- the LOC103704244 gene encoding protein NONRESPONDING TO OXYLIPINS 2, mitochondrial-like isoform X1, with translation MASLCRSAVVFAARSAAVRSKTLLPKPTPSRRATSFLRRSVAPALGCVESLMPLHSAIASARLRSFIAVDSSCWSWLSQGLNKRI